In Ciconia boyciana chromosome 16, ASM3463844v1, whole genome shotgun sequence, one genomic interval encodes:
- the RNF157 gene encoding E3 ubiquitin ligase RNF157 isoform X2 yields MGALTSRQNAGVEEVDIPANSVYRYPPKSGSYFANHFIMGGEKFDSTHPEGYLFGENSDLNFLGNRPVVFPYAAPPPQEPVKTLRSLINIRKDTLRLVKCSEEVKTPGEEVSKAKVHYNVEFTFDTDARVAITIYYQASEEFHNGVVSYIPRDNSLQSETVHYKRGVCQQFCLPSHTVDPSEWSEEELGFDLDREVYPMVVHAVVDEGEEHTGHCHVLLATFEKHSDGTFCVKPLKQKQVVDGVSYLLQEIYGIENKYNTQDSKVAEDEVSDNSAECVVCLSDVRDTLILPCRHLCLCNTCADTLRYQANNCPICRLPFRALLQIRAMRKKLGPISPTSFNPIIASQTSDSEEHSSSENIPPGYEVVSLLEALNGPLTPSPAALPLRALGDPPGAGTLPSYGSDGPLPPLRALSPLERRPDCGPAGLKLKKSLSKSVSQNSSILPEEEDEKSCTESELRVSRRRSPARREEECGATPESENLTLSSSGAVDQSSCTGTPLSSTISSPEEPVSSSLAQSVMSMASSQSQHSQLSTDTVSSMSGSYIAPGTEEEEEEGDMLPSPAAASATASDGESTPVESPDINFVSISAEERDAEGNDVLEDEDASPTQEDGPRTGAFLGLRCDNNNDLGIAHVKALDNKLCSEACLPGPEAANNNVRLQQAPWPRHPPSTRDLEQAAAALPV; encoded by the exons ggAGCTACTTTGCCAACCACTTCATCATGGGCGGCGAGAAGTTCGACTCCACGCACCCCGAGGGTTACCTCTTCGGCGAGAACAGCGACCTCAACTTCCTGGGGAATCGGCCCGTGGTG TTCCCTTACGCTGCTCCACCTCCTCAGGAACCCGTGAAGACCCTCAGGAGCTTAATCAACATCCGCAAGGACACCCTGCGCCTTGTCAA GTGCTCAGAGGAGGTGAAGACCCCGGGGGAAGAAGTCAGCAAAGCCAAGGTGCACTACAACGTGGAGTTCACCTTCGACACGGACGCCCGCGTGGCCATAACCATCTACTACCAGGCGAGCGAGGAGTTTCACAATGGGGTGGTGAG CTACATCCCCAGGGACAACAGCCTGCAGTCGGAGACGGTGCACTACAAGCGGGGGGTGTGCCAGCAGTTCTGCCTGCCCTCCCACACTGTTGACCCCTCTGAGTGGAGCGAGGAGGAG CTGGGCTTCGACCTGGACCGGGAGGTGTACCCCATGGTGGTGCACGCGGTGGTGGATGAAGGAGAGG AGCACACCGGGCACTGCCACGTGCTGCTGGCCACCTTTGAGAAG cacAGCGATGGGACCTTCTGCGTGAAGCCCCTCAAGCAGAAGCAAGTG GTGGATGGTGTGAGCTACCTCCTGCAGGAGATCTACGGCATCGAGAACAAGTACAACACGCAGGACTCCAAG GTGGCCGAGGACGAGGTGAGCGATAACAGCGCCGAGTGCGTCGTCTGCCTCTCGGACGTCCGTGACACCCTCATCCTGCCCTGCCGCCACCTCTGCCTCTGCAACACCTGCGCCGACACCCTGCGCTACCAGGCCAACAACTGCCCCATCTGCAGGCTGC CTTTCCGAGCCTTGCTTCAAATCCGAGCCATGAGGAAAAAGCTGGGTCCCATCTCACCCACCAGCTTCAACCCCATCATCGCCTCGCAGACCTCCGACTCCGAGGAGCACTCG tcGTCGGAGAACATCCCCCCAGGCTACGAGGTGGTGTCGCTGCTGGAGGCCCTCAACGGGCCGCTGACGCCCTCGCCGGCCGCCCTGCCCCTGCGTGCGCTGGGGGACCCTCCGGGCGCGGGGACCCTGCCCTCCTATGGCAGCGAcggccccctgccccccctgcGGGCCCTCTCGCCCCTCGAGCGCCGTCCCGACtgcggccccgcggggctcaAGCTGAAGAAGAGCCTCTCCAA GTCCGTCTCGCAGAACTCCTCCATCCTGCCCGAAGAGGAGGATGAGAAGTCGTGCACCGAGTCGGAGCTGAGGGTCTCCAGGAGGAGATCCCCTGCCCGGCGCGAGGAG GAATGCGGTGCGACGCCGGAGAGTGAAAACCTCACCCTGTCGTCATCGGGAGCCGTCGACCAGTCCTCGTGCACCGGGAcccccctctcctccaccaTCTCGTCCCCAGAAG agcccgtcagcagcagcctggctcagTCCGTCATGTCCATGGCCTCCTCCCAGAGCCAGCACTCCCAGCTCAGCACCGACACAGTGTCCTCCATGTCCGGCTCCTACATCGCTCCCGgcacagaggaagaggaggaggagggggacatGCTCCCCTCACCTGCGGCCGCCAGCGCCACGGCCTCTGATGGAGAG TCAACGCCTGTGGAGTCCCCGGATATAAACTTCGTCAGCATCTCAGCTGAGGAGCGCGATGCCGAG GGCAACGATGTGCTGGAGGACGAGGACGCCTCTCCCACGCAGGAAGACG GCCCGAGGACAGGCGCTTTCCTCGGTCTGAGGTGTGACAATAACAATGACTTGGGCATCGCACACGTGAAAGCGCTGGACAATAAACTGTGCTCTGAGGCCTGCTTACCTG GCCCAGAGGCAGCCAACAACAACGTGCGGCTGCAGCAGGCGCCCTGGCCCCgccacccccccagcacccgAGACCTGGAGCAGGCAGCGGCTGCCCTGCCCGTGTGA
- the RNF157 gene encoding E3 ubiquitin ligase RNF157 isoform X7, translating into MGALTSRQNAGVEEVDIPANSVYRYPPKSGSYFANHFIMGGEKFDSTHPEGYLFGENSDLNFLGNRPVVFPYAAPPPQEPVKTLRSLINIRKDTLRLVKCSEEVKTPGEEVSKAKVHYNVEFTFDTDARVAITIYYQASEEFHNGVVSYIPRDNSLQSETVHYKRGVCQQFCLPSHTVDPSEWSEEELGFDLDREVYPMVVHAVVDEGEEHTGHCHVLLATFEKHSDGTFCVKPLKQKQVVDGVSYLLQEIYGIENKYNTQDSKVAEDEVSDNSAECVVCLSDVRDTLILPCRHLCLCNTCADTLRYQANNCPICRLPFRALLQIRAMRKKLGPISPTSFNPIIASQTSDSEEHSSSENIPPGYEVVSLLEALNGPLTPSPAALPLRALGDPPGAGTLPSYGSDGPLPPLRALSPLERRPDCGPAGLKLKKSLSKSVSQNSSILPEEEDEKSCTESELRVSRRRSPARREEECGATPESENLTLSSSGAVDQSSCTGTPLSSTISSPEEPVSSSLAQSVMSMASSQSQHSQLSTDTVSSMSGSYIAPGTEEEEEEGDMLPSPAAASATASDGESTPVESPDINFVSISAEERDAEGNDVLEDEDASPTQEDGPRTGAFLGLRCDNNNDLGIAHVKALDNKLCSEACLPAAVPDSCPINIEE; encoded by the exons ggAGCTACTTTGCCAACCACTTCATCATGGGCGGCGAGAAGTTCGACTCCACGCACCCCGAGGGTTACCTCTTCGGCGAGAACAGCGACCTCAACTTCCTGGGGAATCGGCCCGTGGTG TTCCCTTACGCTGCTCCACCTCCTCAGGAACCCGTGAAGACCCTCAGGAGCTTAATCAACATCCGCAAGGACACCCTGCGCCTTGTCAA GTGCTCAGAGGAGGTGAAGACCCCGGGGGAAGAAGTCAGCAAAGCCAAGGTGCACTACAACGTGGAGTTCACCTTCGACACGGACGCCCGCGTGGCCATAACCATCTACTACCAGGCGAGCGAGGAGTTTCACAATGGGGTGGTGAG CTACATCCCCAGGGACAACAGCCTGCAGTCGGAGACGGTGCACTACAAGCGGGGGGTGTGCCAGCAGTTCTGCCTGCCCTCCCACACTGTTGACCCCTCTGAGTGGAGCGAGGAGGAG CTGGGCTTCGACCTGGACCGGGAGGTGTACCCCATGGTGGTGCACGCGGTGGTGGATGAAGGAGAGG AGCACACCGGGCACTGCCACGTGCTGCTGGCCACCTTTGAGAAG cacAGCGATGGGACCTTCTGCGTGAAGCCCCTCAAGCAGAAGCAAGTG GTGGATGGTGTGAGCTACCTCCTGCAGGAGATCTACGGCATCGAGAACAAGTACAACACGCAGGACTCCAAG GTGGCCGAGGACGAGGTGAGCGATAACAGCGCCGAGTGCGTCGTCTGCCTCTCGGACGTCCGTGACACCCTCATCCTGCCCTGCCGCCACCTCTGCCTCTGCAACACCTGCGCCGACACCCTGCGCTACCAGGCCAACAACTGCCCCATCTGCAGGCTGC CTTTCCGAGCCTTGCTTCAAATCCGAGCCATGAGGAAAAAGCTGGGTCCCATCTCACCCACCAGCTTCAACCCCATCATCGCCTCGCAGACCTCCGACTCCGAGGAGCACTCG tcGTCGGAGAACATCCCCCCAGGCTACGAGGTGGTGTCGCTGCTGGAGGCCCTCAACGGGCCGCTGACGCCCTCGCCGGCCGCCCTGCCCCTGCGTGCGCTGGGGGACCCTCCGGGCGCGGGGACCCTGCCCTCCTATGGCAGCGAcggccccctgccccccctgcGGGCCCTCTCGCCCCTCGAGCGCCGTCCCGACtgcggccccgcggggctcaAGCTGAAGAAGAGCCTCTCCAA GTCCGTCTCGCAGAACTCCTCCATCCTGCCCGAAGAGGAGGATGAGAAGTCGTGCACCGAGTCGGAGCTGAGGGTCTCCAGGAGGAGATCCCCTGCCCGGCGCGAGGAG GAATGCGGTGCGACGCCGGAGAGTGAAAACCTCACCCTGTCGTCATCGGGAGCCGTCGACCAGTCCTCGTGCACCGGGAcccccctctcctccaccaTCTCGTCCCCAGAAG agcccgtcagcagcagcctggctcagTCCGTCATGTCCATGGCCTCCTCCCAGAGCCAGCACTCCCAGCTCAGCACCGACACAGTGTCCTCCATGTCCGGCTCCTACATCGCTCCCGgcacagaggaagaggaggaggagggggacatGCTCCCCTCACCTGCGGCCGCCAGCGCCACGGCCTCTGATGGAGAG TCAACGCCTGTGGAGTCCCCGGATATAAACTTCGTCAGCATCTCAGCTGAGGAGCGCGATGCCGAG GGCAACGATGTGCTGGAGGACGAGGACGCCTCTCCCACGCAGGAAGACG GCCCGAGGACAGGCGCTTTCCTCGGTCTGAGGTGTGACAATAACAATGACTTGGGCATCGCACACGTGAAAGCGCTGGACAATAAACTGTGCTCTGAGGCCTGCTTACCTG CTGCTGTGCCGGACTCCTGCCCCATTAACATTGAGGAATAG
- the RNF157 gene encoding E3 ubiquitin ligase RNF157 isoform X1, producing MGALTSRQNAGVEEVDIPANSVYRYPPKSGSYFANHFIMGGEKFDSTHPEGYLFGENSDLNFLGNRPVVFPYAAPPPQEPVKTLRSLINIRKDTLRLVKCSEEVKTPGEEVSKAKVHYNVEFTFDTDARVAITIYYQASEEFHNGVVSYIPRDNSLQSETVHYKRGVCQQFCLPSHTVDPSEWSEEELGFDLDREVYPMVVHAVVDEGEEHTGHCHVLLATFEKHSDGTFCVKPLKQKQVVDGVSYLLQEIYGIENKYNTQDSKVAEDEVSDNSAECVVCLSDVRDTLILPCRHLCLCNTCADTLRYQANNCPICRLPFRALLQIRAMRKKLGPISPTSFNPIIASQTSDSEEHSSSENIPPGYEVVSLLEALNGPLTPSPAALPLRALGDPPGAGTLPSYGSDGPLPPLRALSPLERRPDCGPAGLKLKKSLSKSVSQNSSILPEEEDEKSCTESELRVSRRRSPARREEECGATPESENLTLSSSGAVDQSSCTGTPLSSTISSPEEPVSSSLAQSVMSMASSQSQHSQLSTDTVSSMSGSYIAPGTEEEEEEGDMLPSPAAASATASDGESTPVESPDINFVSISAEERDAEGNDVLEDEDASPTQEDGPRTGAFLGLRCDNNNDLGIAHVKALDNKLCSEACLPGSSVCVKVHVRSVPTRFSQPTLVSPPCPELPKAAVPDSCPINIEE from the exons ggAGCTACTTTGCCAACCACTTCATCATGGGCGGCGAGAAGTTCGACTCCACGCACCCCGAGGGTTACCTCTTCGGCGAGAACAGCGACCTCAACTTCCTGGGGAATCGGCCCGTGGTG TTCCCTTACGCTGCTCCACCTCCTCAGGAACCCGTGAAGACCCTCAGGAGCTTAATCAACATCCGCAAGGACACCCTGCGCCTTGTCAA GTGCTCAGAGGAGGTGAAGACCCCGGGGGAAGAAGTCAGCAAAGCCAAGGTGCACTACAACGTGGAGTTCACCTTCGACACGGACGCCCGCGTGGCCATAACCATCTACTACCAGGCGAGCGAGGAGTTTCACAATGGGGTGGTGAG CTACATCCCCAGGGACAACAGCCTGCAGTCGGAGACGGTGCACTACAAGCGGGGGGTGTGCCAGCAGTTCTGCCTGCCCTCCCACACTGTTGACCCCTCTGAGTGGAGCGAGGAGGAG CTGGGCTTCGACCTGGACCGGGAGGTGTACCCCATGGTGGTGCACGCGGTGGTGGATGAAGGAGAGG AGCACACCGGGCACTGCCACGTGCTGCTGGCCACCTTTGAGAAG cacAGCGATGGGACCTTCTGCGTGAAGCCCCTCAAGCAGAAGCAAGTG GTGGATGGTGTGAGCTACCTCCTGCAGGAGATCTACGGCATCGAGAACAAGTACAACACGCAGGACTCCAAG GTGGCCGAGGACGAGGTGAGCGATAACAGCGCCGAGTGCGTCGTCTGCCTCTCGGACGTCCGTGACACCCTCATCCTGCCCTGCCGCCACCTCTGCCTCTGCAACACCTGCGCCGACACCCTGCGCTACCAGGCCAACAACTGCCCCATCTGCAGGCTGC CTTTCCGAGCCTTGCTTCAAATCCGAGCCATGAGGAAAAAGCTGGGTCCCATCTCACCCACCAGCTTCAACCCCATCATCGCCTCGCAGACCTCCGACTCCGAGGAGCACTCG tcGTCGGAGAACATCCCCCCAGGCTACGAGGTGGTGTCGCTGCTGGAGGCCCTCAACGGGCCGCTGACGCCCTCGCCGGCCGCCCTGCCCCTGCGTGCGCTGGGGGACCCTCCGGGCGCGGGGACCCTGCCCTCCTATGGCAGCGAcggccccctgccccccctgcGGGCCCTCTCGCCCCTCGAGCGCCGTCCCGACtgcggccccgcggggctcaAGCTGAAGAAGAGCCTCTCCAA GTCCGTCTCGCAGAACTCCTCCATCCTGCCCGAAGAGGAGGATGAGAAGTCGTGCACCGAGTCGGAGCTGAGGGTCTCCAGGAGGAGATCCCCTGCCCGGCGCGAGGAG GAATGCGGTGCGACGCCGGAGAGTGAAAACCTCACCCTGTCGTCATCGGGAGCCGTCGACCAGTCCTCGTGCACCGGGAcccccctctcctccaccaTCTCGTCCCCAGAAG agcccgtcagcagcagcctggctcagTCCGTCATGTCCATGGCCTCCTCCCAGAGCCAGCACTCCCAGCTCAGCACCGACACAGTGTCCTCCATGTCCGGCTCCTACATCGCTCCCGgcacagaggaagaggaggaggagggggacatGCTCCCCTCACCTGCGGCCGCCAGCGCCACGGCCTCTGATGGAGAG TCAACGCCTGTGGAGTCCCCGGATATAAACTTCGTCAGCATCTCAGCTGAGGAGCGCGATGCCGAG GGCAACGATGTGCTGGAGGACGAGGACGCCTCTCCCACGCAGGAAGACG GCCCGAGGACAGGCGCTTTCCTCGGTCTGAGGTGTGACAATAACAATGACTTGGGCATCGCACACGTGAAAGCGCTGGACAATAAACTGTGCTCTGAGGCCTGCTTACCTG gctCCTCCGTCTGTGTGAAAGTTCATGTTCGCTCTGTGCCAACACGGTTTTCTCAACCCACGcttgtgtcccctccctgcccagagTTGCCCAAAG CTGCTGTGCCGGACTCCTGCCCCATTAACATTGAGGAATAG
- the RNF157 gene encoding E3 ubiquitin ligase RNF157 isoform X5 has translation MGALTSRQNAGVEEVDIPANSVYRYPPKSGSYFANHFIMGGEKFDSTHPEGYLFGENSDLNFLGNRPVVFPYAAPPPQEPVKTLRSLINIRKDTLRLVKCSEEVKTPGEEVSKAKVHYNVEFTFDTDARVAITIYYQASEEFHNGVVSYIPRDNSLQSETVHYKRGVCQQFCLPSHTVDPSEWSEEELGFDLDREVYPMVVHAVVDEGEEHTGHCHVLLATFEKHSDGTFCVKPLKQKQVVDGVSYLLQEIYGIENKYNTQDSKVAEDEVSDNSAECVVCLSDVRDTLILPCRHLCLCNTCADTLRYQANNCPICRLPFRALLQIRAMRKKLGPISPTSFNPIIASQTSDSEEHSSSENIPPGYEVVSLLEALNGPLTPSPAALPLRALGDPPGAGTLPSYGSDGPLPPLRALSPLERRPDCGPAGLKLKKSLSKSVSQNSSILPEEEDEKSCTESELRVSRRRSPARREEECGATPESENLTLSSSGAVDQSSCTGTPLSSTISSPEEPVSSSLAQSVMSMASSQSQHSQLSTDTVSSMSGSYIAPGTEEEEEEGDMLPSPAAASATASDGESTPVESPDINFVSISAEERDAEGNDVLEDEDASPTQEDAAVPDSCPINIEE, from the exons ggAGCTACTTTGCCAACCACTTCATCATGGGCGGCGAGAAGTTCGACTCCACGCACCCCGAGGGTTACCTCTTCGGCGAGAACAGCGACCTCAACTTCCTGGGGAATCGGCCCGTGGTG TTCCCTTACGCTGCTCCACCTCCTCAGGAACCCGTGAAGACCCTCAGGAGCTTAATCAACATCCGCAAGGACACCCTGCGCCTTGTCAA GTGCTCAGAGGAGGTGAAGACCCCGGGGGAAGAAGTCAGCAAAGCCAAGGTGCACTACAACGTGGAGTTCACCTTCGACACGGACGCCCGCGTGGCCATAACCATCTACTACCAGGCGAGCGAGGAGTTTCACAATGGGGTGGTGAG CTACATCCCCAGGGACAACAGCCTGCAGTCGGAGACGGTGCACTACAAGCGGGGGGTGTGCCAGCAGTTCTGCCTGCCCTCCCACACTGTTGACCCCTCTGAGTGGAGCGAGGAGGAG CTGGGCTTCGACCTGGACCGGGAGGTGTACCCCATGGTGGTGCACGCGGTGGTGGATGAAGGAGAGG AGCACACCGGGCACTGCCACGTGCTGCTGGCCACCTTTGAGAAG cacAGCGATGGGACCTTCTGCGTGAAGCCCCTCAAGCAGAAGCAAGTG GTGGATGGTGTGAGCTACCTCCTGCAGGAGATCTACGGCATCGAGAACAAGTACAACACGCAGGACTCCAAG GTGGCCGAGGACGAGGTGAGCGATAACAGCGCCGAGTGCGTCGTCTGCCTCTCGGACGTCCGTGACACCCTCATCCTGCCCTGCCGCCACCTCTGCCTCTGCAACACCTGCGCCGACACCCTGCGCTACCAGGCCAACAACTGCCCCATCTGCAGGCTGC CTTTCCGAGCCTTGCTTCAAATCCGAGCCATGAGGAAAAAGCTGGGTCCCATCTCACCCACCAGCTTCAACCCCATCATCGCCTCGCAGACCTCCGACTCCGAGGAGCACTCG tcGTCGGAGAACATCCCCCCAGGCTACGAGGTGGTGTCGCTGCTGGAGGCCCTCAACGGGCCGCTGACGCCCTCGCCGGCCGCCCTGCCCCTGCGTGCGCTGGGGGACCCTCCGGGCGCGGGGACCCTGCCCTCCTATGGCAGCGAcggccccctgccccccctgcGGGCCCTCTCGCCCCTCGAGCGCCGTCCCGACtgcggccccgcggggctcaAGCTGAAGAAGAGCCTCTCCAA GTCCGTCTCGCAGAACTCCTCCATCCTGCCCGAAGAGGAGGATGAGAAGTCGTGCACCGAGTCGGAGCTGAGGGTCTCCAGGAGGAGATCCCCTGCCCGGCGCGAGGAG GAATGCGGTGCGACGCCGGAGAGTGAAAACCTCACCCTGTCGTCATCGGGAGCCGTCGACCAGTCCTCGTGCACCGGGAcccccctctcctccaccaTCTCGTCCCCAGAAG agcccgtcagcagcagcctggctcagTCCGTCATGTCCATGGCCTCCTCCCAGAGCCAGCACTCCCAGCTCAGCACCGACACAGTGTCCTCCATGTCCGGCTCCTACATCGCTCCCGgcacagaggaagaggaggaggagggggacatGCTCCCCTCACCTGCGGCCGCCAGCGCCACGGCCTCTGATGGAGAG TCAACGCCTGTGGAGTCCCCGGATATAAACTTCGTCAGCATCTCAGCTGAGGAGCGCGATGCCGAG GGCAACGATGTGCTGGAGGACGAGGACGCCTCTCCCACGCAGGAAGACG CTGCTGTGCCGGACTCCTGCCCCATTAACATTGAGGAATAG
- the RNF157 gene encoding E3 ubiquitin ligase RNF157 isoform X3: MGALTSRQNAGVEEVDIPANSVYRYPPKSGSYFANHFIMGGEKFDSTHPEGYLFGENSDLNFLGNRPVVFPYAAPPPQEPVKTLRSLINIRKDTLRLVKCSEEVKTPGEEVSKAKVHYNVEFTFDTDARVAITIYYQASEEFHNGVVSYIPRDNSLQSETVHYKRGVCQQFCLPSHTVDPSEWSEEELGFDLDREVYPMVVHAVVDEGEEHTGHCHVLLATFEKHSDGTFCVKPLKQKQVVDGVSYLLQEIYGIENKYNTQDSKVAEDEVSDNSAECVVCLSDVRDTLILPCRHLCLCNTCADTLRYQANNCPICRLPFRALLQIRAMRKKLGPISPTSFNPIIASQTSDSEEHSSSENIPPGYEVVSLLEALNGPLTPSPAALPLRALGDPPGAGTLPSYGSDGPLPPLRALSPLERRPDCGPAGLKLKKSLSKSVSQNSSILPEEEDEKSCTESELRVSRRRSPARREEECGATPESENLTLSSSGAVDQSSCTGTPLSSTISSPEEPVSSSLAQSVMSMASSQSQHSQLSTDTVSSMSGSYIAPGTEEEEEEGDMLPSPAAASATASDGESTPVESPDINFVSISAEERDAEGNDVLEDEDASPTQEDGPRTGAFLGLRCDNNNDLGIAHVKALDNKLCSEACLPGGTTHDGPLAPCLAAPRPRPRPVCRRCCAGLLPH, encoded by the exons ggAGCTACTTTGCCAACCACTTCATCATGGGCGGCGAGAAGTTCGACTCCACGCACCCCGAGGGTTACCTCTTCGGCGAGAACAGCGACCTCAACTTCCTGGGGAATCGGCCCGTGGTG TTCCCTTACGCTGCTCCACCTCCTCAGGAACCCGTGAAGACCCTCAGGAGCTTAATCAACATCCGCAAGGACACCCTGCGCCTTGTCAA GTGCTCAGAGGAGGTGAAGACCCCGGGGGAAGAAGTCAGCAAAGCCAAGGTGCACTACAACGTGGAGTTCACCTTCGACACGGACGCCCGCGTGGCCATAACCATCTACTACCAGGCGAGCGAGGAGTTTCACAATGGGGTGGTGAG CTACATCCCCAGGGACAACAGCCTGCAGTCGGAGACGGTGCACTACAAGCGGGGGGTGTGCCAGCAGTTCTGCCTGCCCTCCCACACTGTTGACCCCTCTGAGTGGAGCGAGGAGGAG CTGGGCTTCGACCTGGACCGGGAGGTGTACCCCATGGTGGTGCACGCGGTGGTGGATGAAGGAGAGG AGCACACCGGGCACTGCCACGTGCTGCTGGCCACCTTTGAGAAG cacAGCGATGGGACCTTCTGCGTGAAGCCCCTCAAGCAGAAGCAAGTG GTGGATGGTGTGAGCTACCTCCTGCAGGAGATCTACGGCATCGAGAACAAGTACAACACGCAGGACTCCAAG GTGGCCGAGGACGAGGTGAGCGATAACAGCGCCGAGTGCGTCGTCTGCCTCTCGGACGTCCGTGACACCCTCATCCTGCCCTGCCGCCACCTCTGCCTCTGCAACACCTGCGCCGACACCCTGCGCTACCAGGCCAACAACTGCCCCATCTGCAGGCTGC CTTTCCGAGCCTTGCTTCAAATCCGAGCCATGAGGAAAAAGCTGGGTCCCATCTCACCCACCAGCTTCAACCCCATCATCGCCTCGCAGACCTCCGACTCCGAGGAGCACTCG tcGTCGGAGAACATCCCCCCAGGCTACGAGGTGGTGTCGCTGCTGGAGGCCCTCAACGGGCCGCTGACGCCCTCGCCGGCCGCCCTGCCCCTGCGTGCGCTGGGGGACCCTCCGGGCGCGGGGACCCTGCCCTCCTATGGCAGCGAcggccccctgccccccctgcGGGCCCTCTCGCCCCTCGAGCGCCGTCCCGACtgcggccccgcggggctcaAGCTGAAGAAGAGCCTCTCCAA GTCCGTCTCGCAGAACTCCTCCATCCTGCCCGAAGAGGAGGATGAGAAGTCGTGCACCGAGTCGGAGCTGAGGGTCTCCAGGAGGAGATCCCCTGCCCGGCGCGAGGAG GAATGCGGTGCGACGCCGGAGAGTGAAAACCTCACCCTGTCGTCATCGGGAGCCGTCGACCAGTCCTCGTGCACCGGGAcccccctctcctccaccaTCTCGTCCCCAGAAG agcccgtcagcagcagcctggctcagTCCGTCATGTCCATGGCCTCCTCCCAGAGCCAGCACTCCCAGCTCAGCACCGACACAGTGTCCTCCATGTCCGGCTCCTACATCGCTCCCGgcacagaggaagaggaggaggagggggacatGCTCCCCTCACCTGCGGCCGCCAGCGCCACGGCCTCTGATGGAGAG TCAACGCCTGTGGAGTCCCCGGATATAAACTTCGTCAGCATCTCAGCTGAGGAGCGCGATGCCGAG GGCAACGATGTGCTGGAGGACGAGGACGCCTCTCCCACGCAGGAAGACG GCCCGAGGACAGGCGCTTTCCTCGGTCTGAGGTGTGACAATAACAATGACTTGGGCATCGCACACGTGAAAGCGCTGGACAATAAACTGTGCTCTGAGGCCTGCTTACCTG GGGGCACCACGCATGACGGCCCACTCGCACCGTGCCTGGCGGCTCCCCGTCCTCGTCCCAGACCCGTCTGCAGGCG CTGCTGTGCCGGACTCCTGCCCCATTAA